A window from Exiguobacterium marinum DSM 16307 encodes these proteins:
- a CDS encoding 4a-hydroxytetrahydrobiopterin dehydratase has translation MVLSQSELTDELSRLSGWQEVNGEIQKTYRLETFPEAIQFVHLVADLAESLDHHPNILIEYRDVTLTVSTHDEGGITEKDITLAKGCEGLV, from the coding sequence ATGGTATTATCACAAAGTGAATTGACAGACGAACTGTCACGCTTAAGCGGTTGGCAAGAAGTGAATGGGGAGATTCAAAAGACTTACCGCCTTGAAACGTTCCCGGAAGCCATCCAATTCGTACATCTAGTAGCGGATTTGGCTGAGTCACTCGATCATCACCCAAACATCTTAATCGAGTATCGGGATGTAACTTTGACCGTATCGACTCATGACGAAGGTGGTATCACGGAGAAAGACATTACACTCGCGAAAGGGTGTGAAGGACTTGTCTAA
- the acpS gene encoding holo-ACP synthase — protein MIVGIGIDIVELDRMARSMKQPRFLKRLLTEAEYEFIQQYPLPRQIEFVSGRFAAKEAYAKAVGTGIAHGLSWRHIEILPDETGRPVMTAPFSGRIHVSISHSQAYAVAQVILEEEGQHVSS, from the coding sequence GTGATTGTAGGAATCGGAATCGATATCGTCGAGCTTGATCGGATGGCTCGCTCGATGAAACAACCGCGTTTTTTAAAGCGCCTGCTCACCGAAGCGGAATATGAGTTTATTCAACAGTACCCGCTACCGCGTCAAATCGAGTTTGTCTCAGGTCGTTTCGCCGCAAAAGAGGCTTATGCCAAGGCGGTTGGCACCGGCATTGCACACGGTTTATCGTGGCGTCATATTGAAATTTTACCAGATGAGACAGGACGGCCTGTCATGACCGCACCGTTTTCAGGTCGGATTCATGTCAGCATCAGTCATAGTCAAGCGTATGCGGTCGCGCAAGTCATCTTAGAAGAGGAGGGGCAACATGTTTCGTCCTAG
- a CDS encoding metal ABC transporter solute-binding protein, Zn/Mn family, translating to MKKTWLGAVAAGTLLLGACGNTEGDNTTESTGDKLTVYASTFALKSIAEEIGGDQVNVEMVIPPGADPHTFEPTSKQMTQIAEADLFLTIGHDLEPYVESMEKSLDGQNVTFVKTAENVALLDATDTVHVHEEDGHTEDEHAHEEDGHTEDEHAHEEDGHSEDEHAHHDHGQYDPHVWLDPMNAVTMAEAVEAAFSEEAPDYKDEFTDRLSAFKEEADALDGELAAAVENGTKSELLVTHAAYGYLAERYGFEQLPIAGLTPSEEPSQQALKRIIEEARLHDLNYIAFENTVTPKVAEVVKEEIGAESVTIYNLESVTKEQMDKSYFDLMRENVKALETALK from the coding sequence ATGAAAAAGACATGGCTAGGTGCCGTCGCGGCCGGGACACTTCTACTTGGAGCTTGCGGTAATACCGAAGGAGATAACACAACGGAATCAACGGGCGACAAATTGACGGTGTATGCCTCGACCTTCGCTTTAAAGTCAATAGCTGAAGAAATTGGCGGAGATCAAGTCAACGTCGAAATGGTCATCCCACCCGGAGCAGACCCGCACACATTTGAACCCACTTCTAAGCAGATGACTCAAATTGCTGAAGCCGATCTCTTTTTGACGATTGGTCACGATTTAGAGCCTTATGTCGAATCAATGGAGAAGAGTTTAGATGGACAGAACGTCACTTTCGTTAAAACAGCGGAGAACGTGGCGTTGCTCGATGCAACTGATACCGTTCATGTTCATGAAGAAGATGGTCACACTGAGGATGAGCATGCACATGAAGAAGATGGACACACTGAGGATGAGCATGCACATGAAGAAGATGGACACTCGGAAGACGAGCATGCCCATCACGACCACGGACAATACGACCCTCACGTTTGGCTCGACCCAATGAACGCCGTTACAATGGCGGAAGCCGTTGAAGCAGCTTTCAGTGAAGAGGCCCCGGACTATAAAGACGAGTTTACGGATCGCTTAAGTGCATTCAAAGAAGAAGCGGACGCCCTAGATGGTGAATTGGCAGCAGCGGTCGAAAACGGGACGAAATCAGAACTTCTTGTAACACATGCCGCTTATGGCTATTTAGCTGAACGCTATGGTTTCGAACAATTACCAATCGCTGGACTCACACCGTCTGAAGAGCCGTCACAACAAGCTCTTAAACGAATCATCGAAGAGGCTCGCCTTCATGATTTGAACTACATCGCCTTCGAAAACACGGTCACACCGAAAGTGGCTGAGGTGGTAAAAGAAGAGATTGGCGCAGAGAGCGTAACCATTTATAACTTAGAATCGGTCACAAAAGAACAGATGGACAAGAGCTATTTCGACTTGATGCGTGAAAACGTCAAGGCACTTGAGACAGCTTTGAAATAA
- a CDS encoding alanine/glycine:cation symporter family protein: MEKLVEKLVSQANDLLWSQVLIVVLVALGLYFTVRMGFVQFRMIPEMFRLLFKEGTAREKGQVSSFQAFAIGTAARVGTGNIAGVATAIALGGPGAVFWMWLIALIGAASAFVESTLAQVYKIRDGRTWRGGPAYYMERALGQRWLGVLFAILITFAFGFAFNSVQSNTISLSVSNQFGISTTVVGIVLAIVTAVVVFGGIQSIALLSSIIVPVMAGGYILLAIWIMVTNVNLLPDVFSLIFSEGVLGIEQLFGGAIGAMVLQGIRRGLFSNEAGMGSAPNAAATAEVSHPVKQGLIQSFSVFVDTLLVCTSTAMIILISGVAGSESFAGVELTQAALTAEVGPVATSFLTIAIFLFAFSSILGNYYYGETNIQFISDKKIYVTLYRIGVVGMVLFGAVRSAGLVWSIADVFMGLMALVNLYAIFRLAKVARAVLDDYLLQRRAGEDPVFYVDSVENLPGREYIEAWESEPEEQQTGTNRF, encoded by the coding sequence ATGGAGAAATTGGTAGAGAAGCTTGTTTCGCAGGCGAACGATTTGTTGTGGTCGCAAGTGCTCATCGTTGTACTTGTCGCATTAGGTCTTTATTTTACGGTTCGTATGGGGTTCGTCCAGTTCCGTATGATTCCTGAAATGTTCCGTCTTTTGTTTAAAGAAGGGACGGCGCGTGAGAAAGGACAAGTATCTTCTTTCCAAGCGTTCGCAATCGGAACGGCGGCACGTGTCGGTACAGGTAACATTGCCGGTGTGGCGACAGCGATTGCGCTCGGTGGTCCAGGTGCGGTCTTTTGGATGTGGCTCATTGCCTTGATTGGAGCAGCATCTGCATTCGTCGAAAGTACATTGGCACAAGTGTATAAGATTCGTGACGGACGCACATGGCGCGGGGGACCGGCTTATTATATGGAACGTGCGCTTGGTCAACGCTGGCTCGGTGTTTTATTCGCAATTTTGATTACGTTCGCATTTGGATTTGCATTCAACTCGGTACAGTCGAATACGATTTCACTCTCTGTGAGTAATCAATTTGGGATCAGTACAACAGTCGTTGGGATTGTCCTTGCGATTGTGACGGCCGTTGTCGTCTTCGGTGGGATTCAATCTATCGCACTCTTGTCGAGTATCATCGTTCCAGTCATGGCAGGTGGCTATATCCTACTCGCGATTTGGATCATGGTGACAAATGTCAATCTCCTACCAGACGTCTTCAGCCTCATCTTCTCAGAGGGAGTCCTCGGAATCGAGCAACTCTTCGGTGGTGCGATCGGTGCGATGGTGCTTCAAGGGATTCGTCGTGGTCTCTTCTCGAACGAAGCAGGTATGGGTTCTGCGCCGAACGCCGCTGCAACAGCGGAAGTGTCACACCCTGTCAAACAGGGATTGATTCAATCGTTTAGTGTCTTCGTGGATACATTACTCGTCTGTACATCGACAGCGATGATCATCTTGATTTCAGGAGTAGCAGGTTCAGAATCGTTTGCAGGTGTCGAACTGACACAAGCTGCATTGACAGCAGAAGTCGGTCCGGTAGCGACATCGTTCTTGACGATTGCAATCTTCTTATTCGCTTTCAGTTCGATTCTTGGAAACTATTATTACGGAGAGACGAACATTCAGTTCATCTCAGATAAAAAAATCTACGTCACGCTCTATCGCATCGGTGTCGTCGGAATGGTCTTGTTTGGTGCGGTCCGTTCTGCAGGTCTCGTCTGGTCGATTGCGGACGTGTTCATGGGTCTCATGGCACTCGTGAACTTGTATGCGATCTTCCGCTTGGCGAAGGTGGCTCGCGCCGTTCTCGATGACTACTTGTTACAACGTCGAGCAGGAGAAGACCCGGTCTTCTATGTCGACTCGGTTGAGAACCTTCCTGGCCGTGAATATATCGAAGCTTGGGAGAGCGAACCAGAAGAACAACAAACAGGAACTAATCGTTTTTGA
- a CDS encoding DUF456 domain-containing protein → MTTLLWVFIIASFVVAFAGLIYPVIPSVLFLFIGYMIYGFGFSFEPLTWTFWVWQSVFLVFLFGVDYVVTRATVDKRGGSERAKWGATIGLIAGPFIFPLVGVLIFPFIFAFLAELTLGKTTREAWSIGVGTVLAFLGSTLLKVIGMTMMVILFFIYV, encoded by the coding sequence ATGACGACCTTATTATGGGTATTTATTATCGCATCATTTGTAGTCGCTTTTGCCGGACTCATTTACCCGGTCATTCCGAGTGTCCTATTCTTGTTTATCGGTTACATGATTTATGGGTTTGGTTTCTCATTTGAGCCGCTGACTTGGACGTTCTGGGTATGGCAATCCGTCTTCCTCGTCTTTTTGTTTGGGGTTGACTATGTCGTTACCCGGGCAACAGTGGACAAACGAGGTGGCTCGGAACGAGCGAAATGGGGCGCGACGATCGGCTTGATTGCCGGACCTTTCATATTCCCGCTCGTCGGAGTCCTTATTTTCCCGTTCATCTTCGCATTTTTGGCAGAATTGACGCTCGGGAAGACGACACGCGAGGCATGGAGTATCGGCGTCGGGACGGTTCTCGCCTTTCTCGGCAGCACGTTGTTAAAAGTGATCGGAATGACGATGATGGTCATCTTGTTCTTTATCTATGTGTGA
- a CDS encoding cysteine hydrolase family protein, whose product MRALIVIDYTFDFIADSGRLTCGKPGQEIEERIVTLIETFSTEDYVVIANDVHDAGDTFHPETTLFPPHNIRGTEGRELYGAVKEASKTADHWIDKTRYSAFAGTDLDLRLRERGITEVHLVGVCTDICVLHTAVDAYNLGYQIVVHADAVQSFNPVGHEWALEHFVTTLGATVVGK is encoded by the coding sequence ATGCGCGCATTGATTGTTATTGATTATACATTTGATTTTATCGCAGACAGTGGTCGTTTGACTTGCGGGAAACCTGGGCAAGAGATTGAAGAACGGATTGTCACGTTGATTGAAACGTTCTCGACAGAGGATTATGTCGTCATCGCAAACGATGTCCATGATGCAGGCGACACGTTCCATCCGGAAACGACGTTGTTCCCACCTCACAATATCCGTGGGACAGAAGGTCGTGAATTGTACGGAGCTGTGAAAGAAGCATCCAAAACGGCAGACCACTGGATTGATAAGACACGGTATAGCGCGTTTGCTGGAACGGACCTTGACTTGCGTCTTCGGGAACGCGGCATCACAGAAGTTCATCTTGTCGGTGTCTGTACGGACATCTGCGTGCTCCACACAGCCGTAGATGCCTACAATCTTGGTTATCAAATCGTCGTCCACGCCGATGCCGTCCAAAGTTTTAATCCGGTCGGTCACGAATGGGCGCTCGAACATTTCGTCACGACACTCGGTGCGACCGTCGTCGGAAAGTGA
- a CDS encoding nicotinate phosphoribosyltransferase: MLHRNLALHTDLYLPRWMYIYWKQGRHNEKVVFDLYYRSNPFSGGYVVFAGLENIVHYLENVSFTEEDIAYLKKQLGFEDEFEDVLRNFKFTGSLYSVREGEIIFPHEQVVRIESTIFEAKLFQTALLNIANHESLIATKYARIRQAAPNETLLEGGARRAQGVDAAYYGTRAAYIAGFDVTSLVSAGRDFDVPTGGTMEHADIQFHDDELSAFRSFAEMYPDNTSLLIDTYDTLKSGLPNAITVAKELEANGHRLKSVRLDSGDLAYLSKRARKALNEAGLDYVKIVVSGDLDEYVIQDLRMQGAEADTFLVGTRGITAYEQPALGMVYKLVAREDETGELKPVIKVSSSKVKTTTPHKKELYRIIDKETKMFKGDYIALSDEPVDSYTEIDLIDVRDPAFKIKTRNFNVKRLLQPVFLDGKRVYDLPSTTEIRTYHHEQMNGLWEEYKRLRLPEVYSVTFSKPLWDLKLDMIRKTRVPK, translated from the coding sequence ATGTTACATCGCAATTTAGCACTTCATACGGACCTTTACCTTCCACGTTGGATGTATATCTACTGGAAGCAAGGTCGTCATAACGAAAAAGTCGTTTTCGACCTTTACTATCGCTCGAATCCATTTAGTGGAGGATATGTTGTTTTTGCTGGACTCGAGAACATCGTCCATTATTTAGAGAACGTATCGTTTACCGAAGAAGATATCGCCTACTTGAAAAAACAACTTGGATTTGAAGACGAGTTTGAGGATGTGTTACGAAATTTCAAGTTCACTGGTTCACTATATAGTGTCCGCGAAGGAGAAATCATCTTCCCCCACGAACAAGTCGTCCGGATTGAGTCGACCATCTTTGAGGCAAAGTTGTTCCAGACGGCACTCCTCAATATCGCCAACCATGAATCACTTATCGCTACGAAATATGCACGGATTCGCCAAGCTGCACCGAATGAAACACTCCTTGAAGGCGGCGCACGTCGCGCGCAAGGGGTCGATGCCGCCTATTACGGCACACGTGCCGCTTACATCGCAGGTTTCGATGTGACAAGCCTCGTCTCTGCCGGACGTGATTTCGATGTACCGACAGGAGGGACGATGGAACATGCGGACATTCAGTTCCATGATGATGAATTGAGCGCATTCCGTTCATTCGCTGAGATGTACCCAGACAACACGAGCCTTCTCATCGACACATACGATACTCTTAAATCCGGTCTTCCGAACGCAATCACGGTCGCGAAAGAACTTGAGGCAAACGGACACCGCCTCAAGTCTGTACGACTCGACTCCGGAGACCTCGCCTATCTGTCGAAACGTGCCCGGAAAGCATTGAATGAAGCCGGTCTCGACTATGTTAAAATCGTCGTCTCTGGTGATTTAGATGAGTACGTCATCCAAGACTTACGAATGCAGGGCGCCGAAGCCGATACGTTCCTCGTTGGGACGCGTGGGATCACAGCTTATGAACAGCCGGCACTTGGTATGGTATATAAACTCGTCGCACGAGAAGATGAGACCGGAGAGTTGAAACCGGTCATCAAAGTATCTTCTTCCAAAGTGAAGACGACGACGCCTCATAAAAAAGAATTGTACCGGATCATCGACAAGGAAACGAAAATGTTCAAAGGCGATTACATCGCCCTTTCTGACGAACCGGTTGATTCATACACAGAAATCGACTTAATCGATGTCCGTGACCCAGCCTTTAAAATCAAGACACGTAACTTCAACGTCAAACGCTTGTTGCAGCCAGTTTTCCTCGATGGGAAACGAGTATATGACCTACCGAGCACGACCGAGATTCGTACTTACCACCATGAGCAGATGAACGGTCTTTGGGAAGAGTATAAACGCCTTCGCCTGCCGGAAGTTTACTCGGTGACGTTCAGTAAACCACTTTGGGATCTAAAACTTGATATGATTCGCAAAACGCGAGTTCCAAAATAA
- a CDS encoding rhomboid family intramembrane serine protease, which produces MFSRTENVQTFVRAYPLVTLFIVIQLLVFVIDSFAPGLRIVATGGSFHLALADGQWYRLVTANFIHLSLGHLLFNSFALIIFGPAMERMVGHVKFALFYVLAGALANLLTYFTVSNLFYLQAGASGAILAILGFYVFIGRFRRTLMYSQDARLVYIFVAISAVFTLIGSNVSLWGHVYGFLSGFLLALPLSRFAVPYTRPARYGKYKQRSYAPPVIHSGDGKWFFYIIIGLAIFGLLAQFL; this is translated from the coding sequence ATGTTTAGTCGTACTGAAAATGTACAAACGTTTGTACGGGCATATCCACTCGTAACGCTGTTCATTGTAATCCAACTCCTTGTGTTTGTCATCGATTCTTTCGCTCCTGGTTTACGAATCGTGGCGACGGGTGGGTCGTTCCATTTGGCACTCGCGGACGGACAATGGTACCGCTTGGTCACGGCCAACTTTATTCATTTAAGTCTCGGCCATTTATTGTTCAACTCGTTCGCGCTGATCATCTTTGGGCCAGCGATGGAAAGAATGGTCGGTCATGTGAAATTTGCCCTGTTTTATGTATTGGCCGGAGCTCTTGCCAACTTGCTCACCTACTTCACCGTCAGCAATTTATTTTATCTACAAGCTGGTGCGTCAGGTGCAATCTTGGCCATTCTCGGATTTTACGTGTTCATCGGCCGCTTCCGTCGCACGTTGATGTATAGCCAGGATGCCCGCTTGGTTTATATCTTCGTTGCTATCAGCGCTGTCTTCACATTAATCGGTTCAAATGTGTCGCTTTGGGGGCATGTGTATGGTTTCCTCTCAGGATTTTTACTTGCCCTACCACTCTCACGGTTTGCCGTTCCGTATACACGGCCCGCTCGCTATGGAAAGTATAAGCAACGCTCGTACGCACCCCCTGTTATTCATTCTGGGGATGGAAAGTGGTTTTTCTACATTATTATCGGACTAGCCATCTTCGGATTATTGGCACAATTCCTATGA
- the alr gene encoding alanine racemase codes for MFRPSRIEIDRAAIAHNIKELSTRIPQDIMAVVKANAYGHGAVEVAEIALENGATMLGVALLEEAIELRDAGITAPILVMEAQFPEYAGAAAERGITLSVFSAEWLKEATPYIEEKPLKVHIKVDTGMGRLGLRTREQLDALLEEATDSIRVEGIYTHFATADELDSDLYYTQQERFERLMMGLHERFRYIHTSNSAGAIRMAGQDVPYNLVRVGIALYGLYPSNEMETFYAFLRPAFTLKSQLMQVKQLEAGQTISYGATYTTSADEWIGTVPVGYADGWLRKASGFEVEVDGVRCPIVGRVCMDRFMIRLPKEFPVGTDVTLIGGNVAIDELASYLETINYEIVCQFTSRLPRRYV; via the coding sequence ATGTTTCGTCCTAGTCGAATCGAGATTGATCGGGCGGCCATCGCCCATAATATAAAAGAATTATCAACACGTATCCCACAAGACATCATGGCGGTTGTCAAAGCGAACGCCTACGGTCACGGGGCGGTTGAAGTAGCGGAGATTGCACTTGAGAATGGGGCAACGATGCTTGGGGTCGCTTTACTTGAGGAAGCGATTGAGCTTCGCGATGCTGGAATCACGGCACCCATTCTCGTTATGGAGGCGCAATTCCCTGAATATGCCGGAGCTGCGGCAGAACGGGGCATCACGTTGTCCGTCTTTTCAGCCGAATGGTTAAAAGAGGCAACTCCTTATATAGAAGAAAAGCCCTTGAAGGTTCACATCAAAGTCGATACAGGGATGGGACGTCTCGGTCTGCGTACCCGTGAACAGTTGGATGCCTTACTAGAAGAAGCGACTGACTCGATTAGGGTGGAAGGGATTTACACCCATTTCGCGACAGCTGATGAACTAGATAGCGACTTGTACTATACGCAACAAGAGCGATTCGAACGGTTGATGATGGGCCTGCACGAGCGATTCCGTTATATTCATACGTCTAACTCAGCCGGAGCCATCCGGATGGCGGGACAAGACGTTCCTTATAATCTAGTTCGTGTCGGCATCGCACTCTACGGGCTATATCCATCAAACGAGATGGAGACATTCTATGCGTTCCTTCGCCCAGCTTTCACTTTGAAAAGTCAGCTCATGCAGGTGAAACAACTTGAGGCAGGTCAAACAATCAGTTACGGCGCGACCTATACGACGTCGGCCGATGAATGGATCGGTACGGTCCCGGTCGGTTATGCGGACGGTTGGTTACGGAAGGCGAGCGGATTTGAGGTCGAGGTGGATGGCGTTCGTTGTCCAATCGTAGGGCGCGTCTGCATGGACCGTTTCATGATTCGTCTCCCAAAAGAGTTCCCAGTCGGTACGGATGTGACACTCATCGGTGGAAATGTCGCCATTGATGAACTCGCGTCATATCTAGAAACCATCAACTATGAGATTGTCTGTCAATTTACGAGCCGATTGCCGCGTCGCTATGTGTGA
- a CDS encoding YwpF-like family protein gives MKTFRLVQVRLVQDEYGNELNLPIDLLDGLIISKEHDSEWLLEMLVPTESAVTLHHYLNKRILILAEAIITSRTNAPAALALTFTSERALNDHHTFVAEGLMLIPKQDATKQVLDSLIQDGVATSNLKPAFFEKKVELQQTFSRFAFNQLVKTGSFE, from the coding sequence ATGAAAACGTTTCGCCTCGTCCAAGTCCGTCTCGTTCAAGACGAATACGGCAATGAACTGAACTTACCAATCGATTTGCTCGACGGATTGATCATCTCCAAAGAACACGACTCTGAGTGGCTACTCGAGATGCTCGTACCGACCGAGTCCGCGGTCACGCTCCATCACTACTTAAACAAACGAATTCTTATCCTCGCCGAGGCAATCATCACGTCCCGGACGAATGCCCCGGCTGCGCTCGCCTTGACGTTCACGAGCGAACGCGCTTTGAACGATCATCATACGTTCGTCGCCGAGGGACTTATGTTAATCCCGAAACAGGATGCTACGAAACAAGTGCTTGATTCCTTGATTCAAGATGGGGTTGCCACATCGAATTTGAAACCAGCTTTCTTCGAGAAGAAAGTCGAGCTGCAGCAAACGTTCAGCCGTTTCGCCTTTAATCAATTAGTCAAAACTGGGTCATTCGAATAA
- a CDS encoding alpha/beta hydrolase, with product MRKETAWFVGGAAIAAATAAGASVWSQYGSLVRWQEPELPIRPTTRRRHTYTYKIVNDRPLQFDLYLPPGEGPFPVAVYAHGGAFVRGDRSMVTLFHPLLDHFLGKGIAVVSIDYRLFEDGVYFPDNISDASDALCYLKKHESLLMLDTQQLLVWGDSAGAALLLATALDRHKQFVGELGDDLPEIKGVIALYPPTNFLLFKFIQTWLAHLKFYEGSREEWRELMVKCSPVSHLYADAPPILLLHGKKDPIVPFGQALHFVEHASDVGANVQLISFPNGTHSLASFLQSDNPINEKQLMARINRFIDECMV from the coding sequence ATGAGAAAGGAGACTGCCTGGTTTGTAGGTGGTGCGGCGATTGCTGCCGCGACTGCAGCCGGGGCTAGCGTGTGGAGTCAGTATGGGTCACTTGTCAGATGGCAAGAACCCGAATTGCCGATTCGACCGACAACACGCCGGCGTCACACGTACACGTATAAAATTGTCAACGATCGTCCGCTCCAATTTGATTTATATCTCCCTCCAGGTGAAGGTCCATTCCCGGTAGCGGTCTATGCACACGGGGGAGCATTTGTCAGAGGGGACCGGAGCATGGTGACGTTGTTTCATCCGTTACTCGATCACTTTTTAGGGAAAGGAATCGCTGTCGTCAGTATCGATTATCGCTTATTTGAAGATGGGGTGTATTTCCCTGATAATATCTCCGATGCTTCAGATGCACTTTGCTATTTGAAGAAACATGAATCGTTGTTGATGCTTGATACACAGCAATTACTCGTGTGGGGCGATTCTGCGGGAGCGGCTTTGTTGCTCGCGACAGCACTCGATCGTCACAAACAATTTGTAGGTGAACTCGGGGATGACCTCCCAGAAATCAAAGGGGTTATCGCCTTGTATCCACCAACAAACTTTTTATTATTCAAGTTCATTCAGACGTGGTTGGCTCATTTGAAATTCTATGAAGGAAGCCGTGAGGAGTGGCGTGAACTGATGGTGAAATGTTCACCCGTTTCCCATTTATACGCTGATGCACCGCCAATCTTATTGTTACATGGGAAGAAAGATCCGATTGTGCCATTTGGCCAGGCGCTTCACTTCGTCGAACATGCGAGTGATGTCGGTGCGAACGTCCAACTCATTTCATTTCCTAATGGAACGCACTCACTTGCAAGTTTCCTGCAATCGGACAATCCAATCAACGAAAAGCAACTTATGGCACGCATCAACCGTTTTATTGATGAATGCATGGTATGA
- a CDS encoding histidine phosphatase family protein: protein MTELCLVRHGQTDWNRLEIIQGREDNPLNALGRQQAEESAAFLSQEQWDIIVSSPLSRAVHTAEAIATSCGIEHGAIRLDERFIEREFGAASGQPVKGIYEAVQADDQERLPGLESEGEMRARVLEGMKHLVDTHPGKRIIVVCHSHAIKAALSAIDDTYTFRHAMRNACSNYIIHQHGQFEVKAVNVADHITDPAIMK from the coding sequence GTGACAGAGTTATGTTTAGTCAGGCACGGTCAGACCGATTGGAATCGTTTAGAAATTATTCAAGGGCGCGAAGATAATCCTTTGAATGCACTCGGACGTCAACAGGCCGAAGAGAGTGCAGCTTTTTTAAGTCAAGAACAGTGGGACATCATCGTCTCTAGTCCCTTATCGCGTGCGGTTCATACGGCAGAAGCGATTGCGACGTCATGTGGTATCGAGCATGGGGCGATTCGTTTAGATGAACGGTTTATTGAACGTGAATTTGGAGCGGCATCGGGACAGCCGGTAAAAGGTATTTATGAGGCTGTTCAAGCCGATGATCAGGAGCGCCTTCCTGGCCTCGAGTCGGAAGGTGAGATGCGCGCCCGTGTTTTAGAAGGAATGAAGCATTTGGTCGACACACATCCAGGCAAGCGCATCATTGTCGTCTGCCATTCACATGCAATCAAAGCAGCGCTTTCAGCGATTGATGACACATACACGTTCCGTCATGCGATGCGGAACGCCTGCTCGAACTATATCATCCATCAACATGGTCAGTTTGAGGTGAAGGCAGTCAATGTAGCTGACCATATCACCGATCCGGCCATTATGAAATGA